A genomic segment from Acidobacteriota bacterium encodes:
- the lipB gene encoding lipoyl(octanoyl) transferase LipB, with protein MEEHRSLDVRRLGLLPYDEALVLQRQLVEARRSGTIGDTLLLVEHPPVITLGARNRTGPQHITASPERLAELGVVVADAGRGGDVTYHGPGQLVGYPILDLRPDRCDVHRYVRDLEEALIIALGAFAVAGGRVQGRSGVWVGPAGQEAKIAAIGVRISRWITSHGFALNVATDLQHFDLIVPCGITDRGVTSLERVLGRQVEMADVERAIVDGMQRVFT; from the coding sequence GTGGAAGAGCACCGCTCGCTCGACGTTCGCCGGCTGGGCCTCCTGCCTTACGACGAAGCGCTCGTCCTCCAGCGCCAGCTCGTGGAGGCACGGCGGTCGGGCACGATCGGCGACACGCTGCTGCTCGTCGAGCACCCTCCGGTGATCACCCTGGGCGCCAGGAACCGGACGGGCCCCCAACACATCACGGCGTCGCCCGAGCGGCTGGCCGAGCTCGGCGTCGTGGTCGCCGACGCAGGCCGGGGCGGGGACGTCACCTACCACGGGCCCGGGCAGCTCGTCGGATATCCGATTCTCGATCTCCGGCCGGATCGCTGCGACGTCCATCGCTATGTGCGCGATCTCGAAGAAGCGCTGATCATCGCGCTGGGTGCATTCGCCGTGGCGGGCGGGCGCGTTCAGGGGCGAAGCGGCGTGTGGGTCGGACCGGCGGGACAGGAAGCCAAGATCGCGGCCATCGGCGTGCGGATCAGCCGCTGGATCACCTCGCACGGCTTCGCGCTCAACGTCGCCACCGACCTGCAGCACTTCGACCTGATCGTGCCGTGCGGCATCACGGATCGGGGCGTGACGTCGCTCGAGCGCGTGCTCGGCCGTCAGGTGGAGATGGCCGACGTCGAGCGCGCGATCGTGGACGGCATGCAGCGCGTGTTCACGTAG